Proteins encoded within one genomic window of Rhinolophus sinicus isolate RSC01 linkage group LG14, ASM3656204v1, whole genome shotgun sequence:
- the LOC141568538 gene encoding histone H1.4-like, producing MSETAPAAPAAATPAEKAPVKKKAAKKSAGVRRKASGPPVSELITKAVGASKERSGVSLAALKKALAAAGYDVDKNNSRIKLGLKTLVSKGTLVQTKGTGASGSFKLNKKAASGESKPKPKKAGAAKPRKAAGAAKKPKKAAGSATPKKSAKKTPKKAKKPAAAAGPKKVAKSPKKVKAAKPKKAAKSPGKAVKPKAAKPKVAKPKKAAPKKK from the coding sequence ATGTCGGAAACCGCTCCTGCCGCGCCCGCCGCTGCCACCCCTGCGGAGAAGGCCCCTGTGAAGAAGAAGGCGGCCAAGAAGTCTGCGGGGGTGCGTCGCAAGGCGTCAGGACCCCCGGTGTCCGAGCTCATCACCAAGGCCGTGGGCGCCTCCAAGGAGCGCAGCGGCGTGTCGCTGGCCGCCCTCAAGAAGGCGCTGGCGGCCGCCGGCTACGACGTGGACAAGAACAACAGCCGCATCAAGCTGGGTCTCAAGACCCTGGTGAGCAAGGGCACCCTGGTGCAGACCAAGGGCACCGGCGCCTCGGGCTCCTTCAAGCTCAACAAGAAGGCGGCCTCCGGGGAGTCCAAGCCCAAACCCAAGAAGGCGGGCGCCGCCAAGCCCAGGAAGGCTGCCGGGGCGGCCAAGAAGCCCAAGAAGGCCGCGGGCTCGGCCACCCCCAAGAAAAGCGCCAAGAAGACCCCGAAGAAGGCGAAGAAGCCGGCGGCGGCTGCGGGACCCAAGAAAGTGGCCAAGAGCCCGAAGAAAGTCAAGGCCGCCAAGCCCAAGAAGGCGGCTAAGAGCCCAGGCAAGGCTGTGAAGCCTAAGGCCGCCAAGCCCAAGGTCGCCAAGCCTAAGAAGGCTGCCCCCAAAAAGAAGTAG